AAAGGCCCTTATGCTATTCCGTGATATGCTGATGGTTGATTTCACCATAGACTATATCACAGTTTTATCAGTGCTGGGAGCTGTTGCACTTTTGAATAGATCAAGCATTGGGACTTAACTGCATGCCTATATTGCAAAGTTGGGCTTAGATTCAAATGTCTCTGTTGATAGTTCACTGATGACTATGTACTCCCAATCTGGAAGCGTAGGAGATTGCCACAAAGCATTTGATCACATAGAGAATCCTGATTTGATAGGTTGGACAACCATGATTTTCAGCTATGCTCAACATGGGTGGGAGaatctgagttttgggttttgattttgggggaaGGAAAGGGTgagttttaggtttaggggaagGTGATGTTAGCATGTGAGAAGAGGAGAGATTTTGAAGAAGTATCggttttaggtttaggttttgaAGAAGTATTGGTTTTGTAATGTGTATTTGGTAGGGAGAAtaatgagattttatttttatttttaataatgctgACGTGAGTAAAtgggttggaaaaaaaaatcaaaacatataaatcaaattaaaaaaaaatatgaaatgctAATGTTGAAAATTGTAGGAGTTTCAAAGATTTcggttttataataataataataataataaagctatcaagatcaagatttgcATAAGAACTTGATGGTGGTtttagttgctgcataaagaacttacaagaagatccaaaacctttgagtggagcctcaaagtcacaagtaagAGAACTTGGGGTTGCTGTAgatcaaagaaaaaagtagTCTGTAGACTCGGAGTTGTTATGtgatcgtggtagtaagttttctactcgaggtagcaataggatgttagtggtctaaatcttattatacaaacttcaattttttcatagtgaatctgttttaccttgaggatagctaggttaaatcctccccaggttttttactggttaggttttcttgggttatcatattattgtgttctttattttccgctactttaCATAATATGACtttattgttttaacctagatctgaataataaacctaagtattcacttggttaattaattaggtcaaacaatctagtttacaggGATCTAAAAGCTAATAGCACTGGATCCTAATCCTTCTCCTATAATCCTACTCCTCTCTCCTTCCTCCTCGCGTCTCTGACTGctctcatctcttttttttaatctcgcCATGCATTCAATCGGTGCTCCTTAAATTTCTTACTTTATATGCGgatcttcttcatcattttttcttctttgttttttttttttttcctcacttcaGATCCATGCTAGAATTTTAGAtcgaaaatcaaatttcatcgACTTACAATTTGAACAGTCCAAGTTAGACCTCAATTCAAGCggttttctcatattttttatatgccCAGTTCTCACATATAAAAAACCGTTTTCATGAACTGTTCATGGTTAACTCGATCAAATTGTGTGGTTCTATCCGAGTTTAAAAACCATactttttataggaaaaaaataattaattattttaacagCTTGTTATATTTCCTACAAGAATagtatgaaatatttttttaaaaaaaaaatttattaacaattgtcctAAGCTACTGTAAACATGACCCATATactatttgttattttatttattttttttttttaatatactattTGTTATTTAATGATAGATACATTGCCTCCATGATTATGGTATCCCGCATACTACTTTGGTTTGAATTGATCCCCTCAAAATCATTTGTTCAAACTCTTAATTCaatgattactttttttttttttgggtaaatgatTGCTTAATTTCTATCCTTTAAATATTAGTAAAAACAGGGgaatatattttgttaatcTTTAATGCAATAtttgcatttaatgttgctCACATGCTTGCATTTCCACAAGGACAGGACAGGCCACATTACAGTGGACCAAAAAATCCTAGTTGTACTTGTACCCGGCTTGGCCAATGAGCAGACAAAATGCATGGTATTTTGCTaaagaatatattatataccaATTAGTTTTCTGAATTCAGCCTTCAATACATTGGCAACACAATCTCCTCATTGTTTTTGGCCATGTTTCAGGGTTTCCCTGTTGCTTGCGATGTTAGTTAGCTAGCCACGTGATGTGCGTGCGTTGACATTCATGCACACCCATAGACTCCATGGGGTTAGGCATATCATCTTCAAAATTCAATCATTTAGGCTATGACAGTGTCTACATTCTCCCATGCGTgaacctcaaaaggaaaaaaaaaataataataaataaataataagaataataataataataataattataattgtacccaatgttgtgaatgtacttaatttaaaatgatacatttttcacttaaaaacGAACAAGATTGGTAACAAGAAtatgataaattatcaattgtctTAAATcctaaaattattaagaaattgtgaatttaatgaGATATAGAGCAAATAGAGTTTTCAAACTCAAGATCACTTGTTCTTCTACtagggtatgtttggatagaacttattttgctgaaactgaaaacactgtaacaaaataatttttaaatgtgtaaatagtattgtaggatccatttttaatgaaaaaatcgttaaaaagtgatatttgtgggtccgtgaagaGTGCACGGATGCACTATTCACAGTTGAAAAGTCAACATTtgcagctactgttcatgaacagtagccgcaaacctCTTGAAacgcgtaaaaaaaaaaaagggtaaaacgCGGACGTGAGACGTGAACATGGATCCAAACCTCCTCTAAGATAAATTACCATTTGTCTCAAAACTTTGAATTGTTagtaaatagcaaaaataatcatttaacTAATATCCTAAAATGATACACAGAtcattgtttataaaaaaattaaaaaataaaaaaattttaaacatgcTATATATAGGTTGCCAATAATCAAAGGCTTTAAAAATTAAGAGGCTAACCCTTAAGATTTTATGACTGCAAAGAAATAATTAAGTAGAAATGTGATCTATTGGCAATTACCcatgaaatataaataaataaataaatatatatatatatatatatatatacacatatatatatttctaaatccTTCGCTAATTGTAATGGCATAAAGAACTTGAGTTATCGCGGCTATAAGCAAAAATGTGATCTAATGTCCCGCTACCATTCAAACAAGAACGTTATCTTGAATGCTATGAATTGAACGTTggaaaaaattgactttttccccttttaaaaaaacaatccagcattttaccctttttcccaaattaattaggaaaatggctctcttttgaaactcgattttctcaaaatcgagttaagccctatagtgacgtttttaaggatcttatagtgacgttttaaagacctatagtggcgttttgtaatccgatttccatgaagttgagttataggcaaaaaaaagaaaaaaaaaattgcatgtaactcaaCTTCATGGAAATCGGATTATTAAACGTtactataagtccttaaaacgtcactataggctccttaaaacgccactataggactccagaatttttttttttttttttttaactcgattttgagaaaatcgagtttcaaaagaggagcattttcctaattagtttaggaaagggggcaaaatgctagattttttttttgaaaggggcatttgcccattttctccattgAACGTTTAATACTTTAGTTACTCAACCGTGCCTTATGTACGTACCATCATGTCCCAGTACTCCTCTAATTGGACTTGAATTACTTGGTCTTGTAAGCAACGAGTAGCCATTATGCTAATTAACTTAGCAAGAAAGTATAGAGACTACATGAGTTAGCAAGGTCCATATCCATGCCAAATTATATGTACCGAAATAATAGAATTTAACTTAGGGGTCAAGACAAAGACATGAGTACATTAAGTCAAAAGCTATTGTAAACAAATTTCATGAGAATGCATCACACTTCAATGTTCTTCAAATGAAGCAACTGTGAGGACTTTCCTTTAATTAGGGATCAAACCTAACTGCACCACATGGGGCCGGGATTTCTTCTTGAACCAATATGCAGTATGCATGGAAAGGGTAAATGATCTATATATTGACTAAGTAACTTCTTAAGCCTGCTTTAAGATATTTGAAactggtttttttatttattataatttaatatttataatggAGGATGAGGGGCTTTGATCCATAGATATTTATGTAATTAATATCAAAAGATGTCAGTTGATTTATAAAGTTTTTAACTTAGAAACagaaaagataatattttaaactaaaccAAATAATCTACCTCAAATAACACCggtagatttttctttttctttttctttttctttttcaatatatcAAACTTAATAATTCTATTAAGAAATATAGAATATGAAATAGAAATTTATTACTATAACCAAGGGACATGACTTTATTTAACGTACGTAGAAATAACTCTTCTACGGCTCTTTGTTATGGTAAGACCAATTAATAAAACACTTTCATATCATTAATAATTCTTAaatgtttgggttttgttaacttaactgataaagtcttatatcatcaaataaaagatttgGCAGTTGATCTCCGCCTATATCAAAAAATCAATCGGTATCttgatctaatgataaaaaacaaaCGTCGGGAGTATACACCATTGGTTgaaattctctaaattttttttttaatgtttcttttatatttaactATAAATAATTCTCAACTTCTCCGAAGTTGGGATTTTATCATGTACAGCTCGCCACCCATAAGATTTTAAATGGGCTGCTCATAGTAAAGCGCCCATGAGTCAGTGGAGAGACCCCGAATTTCGCTATGGAGTAAATTTTTGGTTCCCCTGTTACCTTGGCATGTTAGAGGTTTTGGAATTTTGAGTAAGGATTAACTAATTTTGGAAAAGACCTTTTAACTTGTAAGATTTGGGGAAAGACATTTCTAATGTGTAAATTAttatctacaaattttttaataataaaaaggttgTCATGTCACtgaaatatttccattaatttaTCTGTTAAATACATAGGCTAGGAAATTGACTGAAATCAATAGAGGATCCAATAGTGCTAATTTCTTAAACTTGAGGGACGTATAACTCTCACTTGAAACTTTATAAACCAATAGCGCTAGTAAACAAACTTTGGAACCAAcgacatatttttatatttgttcaTGATAGAATACTTTTTATGCCAAATATTTATAGGATATTTTATTCAACCAGGGGATGCATAGGCTTTGAAATGTCTCctttgaagttttttttatatttttttttagcttcctCGATTAAATTGGTTTCATGATATAATTGAATATAATTCATGTGACTTCTTATTGAAAAATGGAAATGATAAAAATCTAGAATTCCAGTAGGTGAGGTCCAATAGACAATAATACATTAAACATAATCATATCTCTTATAACAATTTAATATACAAAGTACAAACACCCAAATCGGGATTTAAAGTTTCAACATTATATTTTGATAGCAAGGCCAGGCATGCTCCAAGAATGCCTAATCAGCAAGCACCGCCACAGGCTCAAGCAATCAACCTATCACTTAATGACCTATCTCGCTAACATTCATactataaaaactaaaaagatttataattttcttcccTAAAGATGAAAGGAGAAGAAtgtagattacttttttgtccttCATAGATATggattttgtataaatttttccCCTCTACAAGCAACTTGTGGGCTGGACAAAACCAGTAGAAGTTCCATCTGCATGGCTACATGAAGCTTGGGCTACTTGATTCTTGTATGTGAGCTTTACATTCTCCAATCTTATTCTGGAGCATGGGTTCCCTGGACTACAATCAAATTTCACAGCGACCTCCGTTGCTGATGTTCCATGGATATCTTGGTATGTTACATCACTAATTTTTACCCCAGAAAactattaaaatgaaaaaaaaaagtatatgtcAGTTTTTCACTTGATAGTAATATCATCGTATGCAAgttccaaataatatatatatatatatatatattgaacaaGTTATGAAGCAAAGTACAAAACTTTGAAAATCTTTTGGGGTCTCAATTTGGGTTCAAAACTAAGTTAAAGTAACAGTTGTATCTGCCATGATAATGGGCCTAAATATATAGTGGGCATGAGTAGTTTAAGAATCTATGTTGTGTAATTTCCTTGAATGTGTTAAAGCCTTTTCAGAAGTCACCATATCTTCATTTAAACTATATGTACGTTTGGATACTGATTATTTCCTCAGCGtctgcattttggtttttttttttttttagaaaagtgCATTTCAGCTTTCCAagtgggtcccatgcactgtttatggaacccacaaacatcttttttcacacaaatttttattaaaaatgagtcccatgatactattcacacatttaaaaattattttgttacagtattttcagttttcagcaaaataagtggtatccaaacacaccctataTTTGCATGCAAACCTTAATTCAACAACTATCTTACCTGACCAGGGCAACCTTTGTTACTGGGGCAGTAATTTTGGTCAATTACAATAGGATTTTGGACATTCATCATAACGGCATGTTGGAATAGAATGTTCCTTGCAAATCCATTGCTAGGCCTTCCCCAAGACTTAATTCTCAATCCATTTTGAGTTCCAGTAAAAGTAGTTGTTTTAATTGTCACATTTTTTACACCAGTCTCTTGCAAGTCCTTGCCTAGACTCCCAATGCTGAATCAATTAATTACACAAGTGAGACCAATTTAAAATCAACATATAATGTAGTTGTTCAAATcatgtaatattttaaaaaagattaaaaaaaatttatatacctGATTCCATGCCCAGGTCCACATGCAACATTCTCAATCCACAAGTTAGTGGTACCAGGACCAATTGAGATGCAATCATCACCTGTCCCGATCTTGGAGTCAAGAATTGTGACACTTGAAGATAATTGAACGTGAATTCCATCGGTGTTTGGGCTGTTTCCAGCAGCAATGACTCTTACACCTTGCATTTTCACATTGTGGCAGCCATTGACAACAATGTGAAATAATTGGCTATTTAGGGAGGTTAATGCACGGACTACAATGTTGTTTGAGTTGGAAAATTGTAGTGTCTGCTTGCATATGAACAAGAAAATATTccaattattattgttttaaaatttgcaaataacgtgtatatatatatatatatatatatacacacataataTTTCTCTAAATCAACGATAAATATAACTTATAAGGCTAATATTCAATATAATATGTTGACCTTAGCGGGAAGGACTGTCAATTCAAGCAACAAAAGCCTAAGCAAGTTGTTTGACCTTAGACATTCTCATCAGTTTTTAAGCTTGTTTACTGATATCACAAGGCTCGAGATTTATTTAAACACTAatcaaattgacacaaaattaaatattctaCTCCATAACATGGTATTATTCCCAAGATAGTAGTCCTTGGGATTTCCTTAGAAGTTCGCTTGTCGTGGCATTAAGTGAATGTAAGTTGGTAttttaaattgacaaaaatctCCTACAAAACCAAGAAGAGCAAAAACAGTTAAAAGTTTAAACCGAAAAGGCAAACCAGTTTCCACCAATCACTCCCAGTATAATTACctagaaaataaatagatttttttaatccagcaacaaaaagtttaaacatttcaaattttcttttcgtTTGCTCCGTCTATGTAAGAAAAATCAACACTAATGCCAACCATAAAAACATTGTTCTTCTTCACAAATTCTATGTGAACACTTTTAACCAAATTGCATGGTACTTGACAGTTTCCAATGTGAAACTATTAGTGCATGTGCATTtatataaacataattttttgtggAAAACTTATGTTTTTCAAAAGCCAAGtgagactaaaaaaaaaaaaaattgtacacaaACAAATAAGCttaaaagctaaaagaaaaaactaaacacAAAAGGCACTgttaaactcaaaatatttaaaacacCCCTTAGTCAAATGAGCTACAACTTCACCAAGAAAAGGCAATTTAGTCATTTTCACATACCGAGGCTCCCGAAGGACAACTATTGCCAGAGGCTTTGCAAGCCCACAAACCAGTGCCATGGCCATCAAGAACCCCACCAGATATGGTAACCCCATCGACATGTTCAAACACAAGCCACTTTCCTGTATTTCCAAGGACCCTATAGTCTGATGGGGCCACAAGTGTCCCAACTATGCGCATAATGATAGCATTGTTCTTGCATGGTCCACTGAAAACCACTTGCCTGAGATAGAACCTCCCTGCTGGCACATAAATAATGGCAGGCTTTACTGACGCACAAGCTTTTGTCCATGCACTAACAAAAGCCCGAGTTGAGTCCGTTTTCCCATCTGCTTTGGCTCCCAAACTCACCACACTGTATGTCATAGGAGTAGCTAGCACTGTGGAAATGAACACTGAGAGAAGTACTGCTAGAACGAGAGAGCTTTTGGGGTATGCCATTTTGGTTAATTTGGATGAGAAACTAATGCGTCTGTTTGtaactttgtgtgtgtgtgtaaaagagagaagaagtggCTTAGGGAGTTTAGACTTTAGAAGTTGAGAGTTTTGGaggtgatgaggaagatgaaaaggtttaagggtatttatagGATTTGAATGTACATTTTAGTTTCTCACTTTTTAGGATATAATGTTAAACAAGTACGCAAAGCTGCGCCGAAATTTggaatgaaaaatattgtggttttacgttaaaaaattttaaatctcatCTTAGTTCATTAAAGTACCCTTACGTGGGACATACTGGTACATGTCTTGTATTTATGGATTGGGTTTTGGATGCTTCTGCTAATATTTATAATAGCTTATAGCTGAGTATCCAATGTGTTTAAAGTTGACAAACTATCATTATCAATGCttgtattatatttataaattttatattgtatgATTTAGGGGTATATGCTATGGTCATTGGTCACCCCCTAGATCTATTTTCTAGATGATCAGCCTAAATTGGATGCAAAAGTAGGTCATACTTTCGACCGTTAGTCGCTGCTCAATTAGATTTTCCTGATTGGATGCAATGATTAATCTCATCAATTCCTTTTTGCAGACTTTCTTGACTGGACTTCATTTGCTTCTCTGTGACACAAGGTTGCAACATAACCGTTTTCAATATAGTGGAGAGGGGAGGAGTTAAAGTAAATTTGCATTAAAGAGATGAAGTATTGGATGTTTTGCTACAAAACCACAGTTCATCTTTTCTCTGATACATAACCTTTCACCGACTTTTCTAGGTCGGAGGCGTttcaaaatttgacattttgttATTGAACATAAGTTACATATCCTCTAATTGTAGTCTAACTTTCATGggtttcgttttttttttttttttttaaatttattattattatcttttattgCAATACttttatattgaaaaatgactttaatatttttgggtgggtatttaataatatatatatatatatatatatatatatgacattacGACATGAATATGAGgtccgaaaaagagaaatcatttcTATATTGAGAAGTGAAAGGCTTTATAACTGAATTAGCATTTTTTCAAGCACAAAGTATTTGAAAGGTTAGAGAAAAAATAGTTCGAATTTCGGAGTTAAcaatatgttgtaattatctctaaaaaaaaatctgtattaAGAAGGTGTTGTCCATCTCTAGCAATTGtgagaataaagaaaacaaacaataagagagaacaaaaaaacgTAGAATTGTCAAAATAATACATGAAAACCTGGCTACGACAAAGGAGATATGGTACGTGATGAGGACCTATAGTTATGGAAAGGACAAATGAACGTACATGGACCTTATTGCTTTGGACGTGAGATTTGCTAGCTAAGGCTTTGttataataatatattgcaAAAGAAGGGAAGGAAAGTATTGACCATTAACGTGACAAAGCTAACAAAGCCATCACAGCCAACTTCCTTATTCTTTGCTTTAAGCACAAGATCAACACCTAGGAGGCCTCCACTTAACTCTAGCCCCAGCCCCTATCAATCATTCACAGTCCCATACTGTCATATACATCATCATTTAGTTTTTCATGGcccccattttttatttaagccGTTATTGGTTCATTTACTTAAACAACCTCATAATATATTTCGTGTAACATTTACTACCATAAGAGAGTTGGATTCCTTATATTTATGATACTGAAGGAGTAGTGGGGACTATATGATTTACTTATTGTCCATTACGTAAATACCAAGAATAACTcatccatctttttttttttttttttaatagaaccCTATCCATCTTTGGatacatttaaaagaaaagctatTTGTGCGGTCCATTatattcatctaaaaaaaaacccaattataCTGTACCACTACCACATACCAACTTTGTTCCATAAGATTCTCAATTTGAGCTCATcttatcctttttccttttacctATAATCTACAAGCAAATTTTTGGTATGCTAGCTATAACTGTAATTTGGAACACCCGGTTTTAGAGACGTGACATGTGGAGCAGAAAACGGAGAAGAAATGGGTGCTCTTTCTATGCCCCAAATTCATGGTCCCAAAGTCCTCTTTTGATAAGCCATGGCTATCATTTGTGAATTTGATAGAATGTTAATCAATCTGAGTAAGCCATGTGAACCAAAAATACAAGCACAATATCCAATGTTGTCAACGATTTATTTAAGTTTCACGACATTTGCACTAAAGGTCTATGGATACACAAGTCAAAATTTAGGAAATTATGTAGTGAACAACATGTTCTGAATGATCAAATGACCTTTTACAGTCATGTCAACTTATCAAGTTAAAGACTTTGATaattagacaatttttttttttctaatgcgTACGCAGTAAAATactcctagattttttttttttttttttttgagaagaactcCTAGAGTATGTGAAATACCCAAGCTACAATTGCCATCACATTGCCATTTTTGCGTAGTCTATTAACAGTGCTAACAAGGGAgcttattataattatataatagattatcaaaatataatttcaggTTGTAAAATTCAAGCACCCCAAATTTTATaggtgtaatttacaatttaccctataatagattataaaaaagaaaaaaaaaccataatagAGAAAATgcaattattatatttatggaaaaaaattatttaaaaaaaaaaaaactgtttacTTAATGAAGAGTCAAACTAGTCTACAAATGTAAGAATTGTGTGAAcaaaagatttattttagggcttaatttatttataataactGGGGTGCttgaattttataataatgaTGTGAGAATTTTTGCCTCAACGTTAAtcaaggaatatatatatatacacacactattTGTTATTCAAAGCTAGATACATTGCCTTCTTGCTACTTTGGATTAGATTGATCCCTCAAAATCATTTGTTCAAATTCTTAATTCAATGATTGCTTAATTGCTATCCTTGAAATATTAGTTAAAATAGAATAATAGATTTCTTTATTCTCTAAGACGTACTTGTACTTCCACAGGCCACATTATTACAATGGACCCTAAACTCCTAAGTGTACCAGGCTTGGCCAATGAGCACACAAGGATAGTCTTTTGCTAAAGactgatatatttttttttttttcctacagaATATATAATAAACCAATTAAGTATTATGAGTTCAATCTTCATTCTTCAATGCCAACAAAAGCACAACTCACTATTTTGGGCCTTGTCTCAGGGTTTCCCTGTTGCATGCAATGTTA
The Quercus lobata isolate SW786 chromosome 10, ValleyOak3.0 Primary Assembly, whole genome shotgun sequence DNA segment above includes these coding regions:
- the LOC115966115 gene encoding polygalacturonase-like — protein: MAYPKSSLVLAVLLSVFISTVLATPMTYSVVSLGAKADGKTDSTRAFVSAWTKACASVKPAIIYVPAGRFYLRQVVFSGPCKNNAIIMRIVGTLVAPSDYRVLGNTGKWLVFEHVDGVTISGGVLDGHGTGLWACKASGNSCPSGASTLQFSNSNNIVVRALTSLNSQLFHIVVNGCHNVKMQGVRVIAAGNSPNTDGIHVQLSSSVTILDSKIGTGDDCISIGPGTTNLWIENVACGPGHGISIGSLGKDLQETGVKNVTIKTTTFTGTQNGLRIKSWGRPSNGFARNILFQHAVMMNVQNPIVIDQNYCPSNKGCPGQFSGVKISDVTYQDIHGTSATEVAVKFDCSPGNPCSRIRLENVKLTYKNQVAQASCSHADGTSTGFVQPTSCL